The window ATTCTCTGTATACAGAGAGTTTAAAAAGACTTCAGATCAACTAACTAAAACCAAAACTAGAGTAGTTCAGTAGCAGAGCTTTTGTTCCTAACCTCACGATGTCTGGCAATCTCTGCATCCTCTGCTCCGATTTGATCTTTTGCTAGTGTTGTTATATCATCCATAAACTTCTGTTCAATGCCTTCAAAGGTCTGCATCCCACGGTTATTCTCATAACCAGGCTTCGAGTTTTCATGGTGCTGTGGTTGAGCTCTTGGACCGCTGCCTTGTGTCTCCATTCCTGATTTTGGATCCATTTGGCCGCGGTAATACGTCCTCGATGAATCAACGCCTTGACCTGCATGAACACAACGCTGGAATCAAgagataaaccctaaacccttgagaTAACAGTCGATACAGAAACAACAAAAGGATAtggttttttaaaatatctctACCAGAAACAAATATGCAACTAACACTCTCCTCAACAATTTATACAAAAACTGTTGTATATGTGCATTGCTTGATACATACAATGCATCAACTTATAAATTGATTTTCAAATTCACCAAAACTTCTAAAACAATAATACCATTGCCTACGAGACTTTAGAAGCAACCCCTATCAGTAAGCAAAGAGACGTACTTTCATTGTAAACAGCAGTTGACATAGGCCTTGACATATTCGGGGGACCATCTCTTTCCCATCTCCATTGACCATCTGGTTGGTCCCTCTCAGGCGTGAACGCCTCTAACTGACCTTGAAAATCAGAATGTGCATTCTGTATCTGCCCAGCTCCATATCCACTAGCAGGCGAGTCCGCAAAGTTTCCCTGTCTTCTCATATTCACTTTCTCGCAAAATCTGAACAACAAAAATTTAACCACTCAGAAAGAAACTTCAGGTTCATTGCACAGCAGTGGCATAACGTGAAGATCTTTAACACAAACTAAAAACTAAGGacataaacaaattatattagCAGAAACATTCAATTCGCGTATCACGATACCGGATTCAGATTATGGATTTCCTCAGAGATTGTTTCAGTAGACACTTGACGAGCAGAATCGAAAAACGAAAAATCGAATCTCTCAAAGGGAGAAACATTGATTCGATCTCACAACAGCTAAGTAATTAAGCTCAATTGATGATAAGAAATTCACACAGACGGAAACAACGATGGGATTGGAGAGTTTAACCGTACCTGAAGCTGCCACCACTCAAGCGGAGGAAGAAGCGGAAGGCGAGGAAGACGAGAGCGATGCACAATTTTGGATATTCGGTGGAATCTGGGTCTTCAATTGGGTCGTCGGGTCGGGTCTGTTTTAGTAGAGTGCGCGTGAAGTCTTCTAGCACACGCGCGTGTTCAGGGAACACACATTTTAATCCAGTCcattaaaataactttttttaatcacaaaGAAGGGCagtaaaaaaaagtaattaattaCTTTACTGATTAACTAACATTAATGAAAAACCGTTATGATTAAAGATGGTGGgaaagcaagaaaaaaaataaagatgcaTTTACAGCTCATGAAGTCGTACAGTTGACACTCCCAAAACTTCCAAGAAAAGCATCAGATCCAATCTTCTCACTCCCTCAATCATTTCtctagatagagagagagaaagaaacttAGCTCATCAGTGAAGAAACGAATGGCCATAGATGATCGACCTCGCCTTAGCCGCAGAATCCGTTTCCTTCTTCTCTCCTGGCTCCGCCGTACTCGCTCCGGTGAGCCACAATTTCGCTTCCTTTTCCATCTTTTAGATTTACTAGATTCATAATCATCTTCTGTTTCCAGATTACATTCTACAGTTTGATTCCACTATTATGCATTGGACTATATGACTTGTTACTCTTATGTTAACATATGTGTACAATATCACTTGTTACTCTTTAATACTAATCTATTAGTACGACTGTGTTTAATTTGTACCTGGTTatgtttggttcggtttcgaCTAGAGTTTGACTTAGTCTCTCTGTGTTATGTTATGTTTATGGGAAAGACTTATACAACCTTACCATTGTGTGCCCATCATCATCACAGGTCAAATAGAGTTTGTCAGAAGATTCGGGTACACGGAACTCGTGAAAGCAACGGAAGGTTTCCGTAAGGTTATTTACACCAACTATCACGGTTCCGCATACACTGCCAAGTTCAAAGGCGGTGAAGTTGCTTTGGTCAAAGAACTCAAGTCTCTCGATCTTGGACGCGAGAGGTTTTACGAGGAAGTCCAGCTCTTGGGACGCTTACGTCACCGCCATCTCCTCACGCTTCGCGGCTTTTGCACCGGGCGCAAAAGGTTCCCtttcctttctttctttcttgaaaTCTACAAAAACAATGTTTCTGTTTGTTAGCTTTTCatttaatcttcttcttcttgtctgcTTCTCAGGATGTTAGTGTATGACAATATTGAAAATGGAAGCTTGAAAGAACATCtcaatggtaaaaaaaaaactcaaaacattTGTCATCATAATAACATAATCAATCCTTTGCTTAATCTTCTGTCTGTTTCTTGGTAGATCCGCTTAAGACTCCTTTGAACTGGAAGACTCGCATCCAAATAGCCATTGGGGTCGCAGCTGCATTAGTAAGTtgctttttaaatgtttatttaacATACATACAGATTCTACTACTAAAGGGGGTCAGAAGATGATCATGATCTTCTCTTTAACCGCAGGAATATTTGCTAATCTTCAGCAGTAGTGATGCACAGATCTATGATGTATCAGTGAACTCATGTAACATCATGCTGGATCAAAACTTCACCCCCAAAGTAAGTTCAGTGATTACAAAAGTTCAGTAGAGATAAAAACTGATTTTCAATAACTGATTTTTTCCTCTGGCAGATAACAGACATCCGCATCAATAGACACACACAAAGCCATCCCAAAACAACCAATGATGCTTGCTCCGAAGGTAAAAAACtaaatcttcttcttcctctttccaAGATCAATGTCCTTTTACGCTCTATTCACGGTTTTGAAAAACTGACGTGTAGGATCATGCGCGGATGAGGAATGTGGAAACGTGATATTCCAGCTAGGAGTGTTGATGCTTGAACTGATCACAGGACAATCATCAGACAGACAAGGCGAAGACTTGATCGAATGGGTACAACACTCTTGCATTGCAAACTCCATTGATAAGATGATTGATCCAGATCTCGGCAACAGCTACAACTCTAGAGAGCTACAGAAAGTTCTAGCCGTGGCTCGGCTCTGCATAAAATCGAGGTACGAGCCACCTTCCTTCTCAATAACACATGTATACCGATATCTACAGAAGAAGATCGATGTTGCATCATAAATAGTAGTTCTCATCTCGTCTGTGAATTGAACTGAGGTTGAATGGTCGCAGTTGAGATTACATGTGGACCGTTTCAGACAATTCTAGATGTATAATAGCTAAATAGTGCGGTAAGCATTGTACTAGTCTTGTTTCTTGATATAAAGCTTCTTCAGCAAACACTATATACAACTTATGCGCATTGAATTGTTGAAAATATAGCTAGAAATTATTTTGTTGAAAATATCTTGATATAGCACATTGAATTGTTGGTGGAGAGGACAAAATCTCAAAAACTAGAAAagtttattcaaaaaaataaaaggaatttGCGCAAAGCCTATAAGAAGATCCAAAAATCatacaaagaaaattaaaaaaaaaaacgcaaaaGTTGGATAGCACTAAAATGCGCATGTCGGATCACTGCTGAGCACATTGAACACCATGACCACCGCCTGggccttcttcatcatcatcatcatcataagcCTCTCTTTTAGCTTGAGCCTTCCTTTTCATCTCAGCTTCAATGTTCACCTCATGTAGCGTCGTCTCTTCGCACTCGTCTATCTCCATGTCGCTCATAGCTGACTTTGCCGGCTTTGGTAAGACAGCTTCAAAGGCCTTTGTCTGATCTCGGCTAAGCGACTCCGGGAACTCGACAGTGAAGTGGATGTAAAGCTTGCCCTTCATGAACGGCCTCTGGTGAATCGGCATTCCCTCGTCGCTTATCGCCTTGTAtgaatctatcaacaaaaaaaatacacaccACGGTAAGGCACAGTAAAAGCTGGTGTAATTAGAGAGGCTTGTGGTTGAGACTTGAGATACATACCTGGCTTCACAACCTCCCCAGGGCTGGATTTGATGAGAAGCTGTCTTGCGTCCAAGTGCGTCAAGACGAACTGGAAGCCACAGAGAGCCTcggttagagagagagtgtgctccACAAAGAGATCATCTCCCTTTCTCTTGAACTTAGGGTGCTCCTTCTGCTGAATGACAAACACTATATCTCCAGTGACCGTATCAGGCtgttttgaaataataaaagaaaGTTAATAAGACAAGTAATGTAGTGATGACTGAAAGAAGAGACAAGGATAGTGTAACAAACCGCTTCATCAGCTTGTCCGCGGAATGTGATCTTCTGACTGTTTTGCATTCCCTTTTCAACAGCTACATCAAGCACCTTCTTCTCGGGGATAACTTTATCTCCTTTGCATTGTGGACACCTGTCACGATCATTGGTGGTCTGTCCTGTACCCTTGCAGTCTTGACAAACATGCTGCATCTGCTGAATCATTCCAGGTCCAATCTGCCTGATCGAGACCTTCATTCCCTTTCCTTGACACCCACCACATTTCAACGAAGCTCCAGACTTTGAACCCTTTCTGCAATCATAAAGCAATTAGTGTCGTCAGTGAAGAACTCTTTCAAGCATCATGGATAAGACAAGACAGAGGCATATGTTAAAAGTAGTACTACTAACCCGTTACACTTTGAGCACAGAGCGTTCCTAGAAAGCGagagcttcttcgttgttccgaGATAAAGATCCTCCAGGGAAACCCTCAGAGGGTGAACAACATCTTCACCACGCCTCTGCCTCCTTTCATTACGACCAAAGAAGGACGAGAAGATATCAAACGGGTCGTGTCTATCACTCATTCCCTCCTTGAGTCCATCCTCTCCATATTGATCGTAGATCTCACGCTTCTCTGGATCACTAAGAACTCCATAAGCCTCACCTAGCTCCTTGAACTGCAGAGAGACATGTAAAGTACCGTTAAACACCTAAAGATATAGGTCAAATTCAAGAATCATCCCTACCAAGCTTCAATGACCTAAAGCTCGAAACTTTCAGATCGAATCGGACTTATAGATATATTTAACGAAGACCCAAGAGCTTACGCGAGCTCATATCGATCGGGGAACCCAAAGGAACTAACTTTCTCAAAGGAACTAATTCAATTCCACAGAATCTAAGCCAATAAACTATAAAGGAACTAACTTTCTCTAAGGAACTAATTGAATTCAACAAAATCTAAGCCAATAAAGAAGGGGGGGGATCTAAGATTCAATACCTTCTCAGGATCACCACCCTTGTCGGGATGGTTTTTGATGGCGGCTTTCTTGTAAGCCTTCTTGAGATCTTCTGGCGAAGCGGTCTTGGGAACGCCAAGGATCTCGTAGAACTTGGTGTTGTCGCTCTTACTCGAAGGTCCTCTTCTGAACATCTTTTCTCCCTCCTTGTTAAGAAAACCCTAGTAGGTAGAGAAGGCAAATCGCGAGGCTTTTAGCGGTGgagaggagaaggagaaggagacgGAGTTTGTTTGAAGAAGGCTAATTGGGTTTGCTTACGTTCGAGGTCTTAGAGGTGAAGCTGAgcactttttatatatttctttttttttttcctttttactttagggatttattttgtttttattcaatTCTTCTCTTATTGGAAAAATGATAAATCTATAAAGAGATAAATGGAAATTTAGCTAAGAAATCAAAGAAAATAGATTAGTTTGAAAAATAAAGCAacaatttaatgtatttttattttaataaatgcaTGGAAAGATATTAAGATCTCCTTtctataatttcaaaataatttattatttttttattatcagtcacaaatccaaatataattaatatacattaatttatatttgaaaatatatgtttaaaatgttatcAACATAATTTAGCACAAGAAAAGTATAAGTTTTATAGGTGCTTAAAATTTAGAATAAATTTAAAtggtaatttttaaaaatatatatataaaagcataatttactttttttatttaaaaaaatctgtAACAATAATTATGATTTAATGATTATGATTTACCACCTCCAACTACAAAATTTAGGTGTAATCTATAAACCGCCGAAAATCTATTTAGTAGATATtgtaaatcattttaaaaagttCAAGTTGTGTTTCACTAAAAGTAagcatatttataattttatcttgAGTGTCTACTAACATAGTTTTGAAAATGCTAATAACAACAGCTAGCATTCCTGTGGTATATTTGCTTCTGTACAACATGAGAGTCTGAAATTAGACTTTTAGCAACTATCTAATATTTATTAAGATATTCCAAGAACACTATAATATAAGAGTTTTAACTACGGGCGAGAATATAAAATTTGCTAtgcaatttatataaataaaattaaaagctAACCTTATATATTACTAGGCTAACAAGTTAATT of the Brassica rapa cultivar Chiifu-401-42 chromosome A03, CAAS_Brap_v3.01, whole genome shotgun sequence genome contains:
- the LOC103856493 gene encoding uncharacterized protein LOC103856493; translation: MRRQGNFADSPASGYGAGQIQNAHSDFQGQLEAFTPERDQPDGQWRWERDGPPNMSRPMSTAVYNESQGVDSSRTYYRGQMDPKSGMETQGSGPRAQPQHHENSKPGYENNRGMQTFEGIEQKFMDDITTLAKDQIGAEDAEIARHRERINTINTRYEEQLAALRSRHAGKREEIMRKESQARQQQYKQQTVGTMDQYHTNAVGAANLRPSGHPQGYIGNAQDPADAPSRSYGSERFEAYGERARFQGGERDHGFESRGQYPGGTVSRFY
- the LOC103856494 gene encoding probable receptor-like protein kinase At1g49730: MAIDDRPRLSRRIRFLLLSWLRRTRSGQIEFVRRFGYTELVKATEGFRKVIYTNYHGSAYTAKFKGGEVALVKELKSLDLGRERFYEEVQLLGRLRHRHLLTLRGFCTGRKRMLVYDNIENGSLKEHLNDPLKTPLNWKTRIQIAIGVAAALEYLLIFSSSDAQIYDVSVNSCNIMLDQNFTPKITDIRINRHTQSHPKTTNDACSEGSCADEECGNVIFQLGVLMLELITGQSSDRQGEDLIEWVQHSCIANSIDKMIDPDLGNSYNSRELQKVLAVARLCIKSRYEPPSFSITHVYRYLQKKIDVAS
- the LOC103856495 gene encoding chaperone protein dnaJ 3, with amino-acid sequence MFRRGPSSKSDNTKFYEILGVPKTASPEDLKKAYKKAAIKNHPDKGGDPEKFKELGEAYGVLSDPEKREIYDQYGEDGLKEGMSDRHDPFDIFSSFFGRNERRQRRGEDVVHPLRVSLEDLYLGTTKKLSLSRNALCSKCNGKGSKSGASLKCGGCQGKGMKVSIRQIGPGMIQQMQHVCQDCKGTGQTTNDRDRCPQCKGDKVIPEKKVLDVAVEKGMQNSQKITFRGQADEAPDTVTGDIVFVIQQKEHPKFKRKGDDLFVEHTLSLTEALCGFQFVLTHLDARQLLIKSSPGEVVKPDSYKAISDEGMPIHQRPFMKGKLYIHFTVEFPESLSRDQTKAFEAVLPKPAKSAMSDMEIDECEETTLHEVNIEAEMKRKAQAKREAYDDDDDEEGPGGGHGVQCAQQ